In Henckelia pumila isolate YLH828 unplaced genomic scaffold, ASM3356847v2 CTG_80:::fragment_1, whole genome shotgun sequence, one genomic interval encodes:
- the LOC140873795 gene encoding LOW QUALITY PROTEIN: pentatricopeptide repeat-containing protein At4g39952, mitochondrial-like (The sequence of the model RefSeq protein was modified relative to this genomic sequence to represent the inferred CDS: inserted 1 base in 1 codon), producing the protein MLNRLSPISRRTFRLFSCDKVSKFPKFYECLHSSYVNTGSTCLEERINTFLSAEITDFSTLNCTHAYIITTGRAQNMFIASKLIACYASVKQPHSAAKVFDHLCFKDPFLWNSIIKAHFSNGNYFHALGLFSKMQLSGTMANQFTIPMVISACAELEFLFIGASVHGMVSKTNFFYQNSAVGSSFVYMYSKCGSVRDAFLAFDEIPVKDVVAWTALAIGCVQNEGEKGLECLCKMHGVGERPNFRTLEGGFQACGDLNALLEGRCLHGLALKYGIVSSTVIQSAILSMYSKCGSIEDANVAFCEVANKDLFSWTSMIGVHARVGSIQECFRIFMRMQACDVSPDGKLISCLLCGFSNTMKVSEGMAFHGFVLRKNYELDSIVDNALVSMYCKFGLVAMAEKIFNRGHHQENDSWNLMIVGYEKAGLESSCIKLFTEMQHRGIGSNLNSLISVICSCSRLKSIHLGQSIHCHIMKXFDVWNITVVNSLISMYGKCGKLAMAFTLFNISHKDIASWNSLISSYIHNEHFSEALILFDKMISGGLKPNIATIVTSLSACGRIAAAEKGREIHNYINEQGFECNTTIATALVDMYSKCGMIKMAREIFDSMNERDVISWNVMISCYGIHGMGKSAIEIFDEMEQSNVIPNELTFLAVLSACAHSGLTYEGKALFHKMKEHSLIPTLKHYACMVDLLGRSGNLEEAEALILSMPITPDGVIWGSLLTACKLHNNTDMGIKIAKQATETDPENDGYYVLISDLYCSLGMWKEVERARLMIKDKGLRKSLGWSTL; encoded by the exons ATGTTGAATCGTTTATCTCCAATTTCACGAAGGACTTTTCGATTGTTCAGTTGTGACAAAGTATCCAAATTCCCAAAGTTCTATGAATGTCTCCACTCATCTTACGTCAATACCGGATCCACTTGCCTTGAAGAACGCATCAATACTTTCCTGTCTGCTGAAATAACAGATTTCAGCACACTTAACTGTACCCATGCCTACATTATCACAACGGGACGTGCACAGAATATGTTCATAGCCTCAAAGCTGATAGCATGTTATGCTTCTGTTAAACAGCCCCATTCTGCTGCTAAAGTCTTTGATCACTTATGTTTCAAGGATCCTTTTCTGTGGAACTCCATTATCAAAGCCCATTTCTCCAATGGAAATTATTTCCATGCCCTTGGATTATTCTCCAAGATGCAACTTTCCGGGACAATGGCCAATCAATTTACGATTCCAATGGTTATTTCAGCCTGTGCGGAACTTGAGTTTCTTTTCATAGGCGCGAGTGTTCATGGAATGGTgtcaaaaaccaattttttttatcaaaactcTGCAGTTGGGTCTTCATTTGTTTATATGTATTCGAAATGTGGATCTGTTAGAGATGCTTTTCTTGCATTTGATGAAATTCCTGTGAAAGATGTTGTTGCTTGGACTGCACTAGCGATTGGGTGTGTGCAGAATGAGGGTGAGAAGGGTTTAGAGTGTCTTTGTAAGATGCATGGGGTTGGTGAGAGACCAAATTTTCGGACGTTAGAAGGAGGTTTCCAAGCTTGTGGGGATTTGAATGCATTGTTGGAAGGTAGGTGCCTACATGGATTGGCCCTGAAATATGGAATAGTGTCCTCAACTGTCATTCAATCTGCCATTCTGTCAATGTATTCAAAATGCGGAAGCATTGAGGATGCAAATGTCGCATTCTGTGAAGTTGCCAATAAAGATTTGTTTTCATGGACATCAATGATTGGTGTGCATGCAAGAGTGGGGTCCATTCAGGAATGCTTCCGGATATTTATGAGAATGCAGGCATGCGACGTATCTCCAGATGGGAAGTTAATTAGTTGCTTGCTTTGTGGTTTCTCTAATACCATGAAGGTGTCCGAAGGAATGGCCTTTCATGGTTTTGTCTTGAGGAAAAACTATGAACTTGATTCCATTGTTGACAATGCATTAGTATCAATGTATTGTAAGTTTGGACTCGTGGCAATGGCTGAGAAGATCTTTAATAGAGGTCATCATCAGGAAAATGACTCTTGGAACTTGATGATAGTTGGTTATGAAAAGGCGGGATTAGAAAGTAGCTGCATAAAGTTGTTTACTGAAATGCAGCACCGAGGAATTGGATCTAATTTGAATAGTCTAATATCTGTGATTTGTTCTTGCTCTAGATTGAAGTCCATCCATTTGGGCCAATCTATTCATtgccatatcatga aatttgATGTTTGGAATATCACAGTTGTAAATTCACTTATTAGCATGTACGGAAAATGTGGGAAACTAGCCATGGCTTTTACATTGTTCAACATATCTCACAAGGATATTGCCTCATGGAATAGTTTGATCTCGTCTTATATTCATAATGAACATTTTTCGGAGGCTTTAATTCTTTTTGACAAAATGATTTCAGGAGGCCTGAAGCCTAATATAGCAACAATAGTAACTTCATTATCTGCTTGTGGCCGAATTGCAGCAGCAGAAAAAGGAAGAGAAATACACAACTACATCAATGAACAAGGATTTGAGTGCAATACAACTATTGCCACGGCATTGGTTGATATGTATTCAAAATGTGGGATGATAAAAATGGCAAGAGAAATCTTTGATTCAATGAATGAGAGAGATGTTATTTCGTGGAATGTGATGATTTCCTGTTATGGAATTCATGGAATGGGGAAATCTGCGATTGAGATTTTCGATGAGATGGAACAATCAAATGTTATACCAAATGAGCTCACATTTCTGGCAGTTCTTTCCGCTTGTGCTCATTCCGGATTGACTTACGAAGGAAAGGCACTATTTCACAAAATGAAAGAACATAGCCTCATACCAACACTGAAGCACTACGCCTGCATGGTAGATCTTCTTGGACGTTCAGGTAATTTGGAGGAGGCTGAAGCTCTCATCTTGTCAATGCCTATCACTCCAGATGGAGTCATATGGGGTTCTCTGTTGACTGCTTGCAAACTGCACAATAATACAGATATGGGTATAAAGATAGCCAAGCAAGCGACTGAAACTGACCCAGAAAATGATGGGTATTACGTATTAATCTCAGACTTATATTGCTCTTTGGGGATGTGGAAAGAGGTAGAAAGAGCAAGATTGATGATCAAGGATAAAGGGTTGAGAAAGTCGCTAGGTTGGAGTACTTTATAA
- the LOC140873796 gene encoding uncharacterized protein isoform X1, which translates to MQHVSRFRGRNWPTLKLSNSLSSSVDIESDCSNPPEFSFELQIPSSSVAHTQELGSHIRVDPPISHKIFEHGRKSGSYRQGDSTFYSLIEHHAMSGDFRSLEMVFELMKREKRTFLERNFIFVFRAYGRAHLPLKAAELFDRMVDEFQCSQTVKSFNSVLTVIIQEGLYQRALEFYYYVINNKKNISPNVLTFNLVIKALCKIKNVSKALEVFRDMPLLRCVPDVYTYCTLMDGLCKDDRIDDAVALLDEMQVEGCYPSAATFNVLINGLCKKGDLTRAGRLVENMFLKGCTPNEVTYNTLIHGLCIKGKLDKAVSLLAQMLSNEHIPNDVTYGTIINGFVKQGRASDGVHVLKAMEERGYKASEYVYSTLISGFFKEGKSEDAFKLWKQMTERGCKPNTVVYSALIDGLCREGKPYEAELFLYEMIDLGCMPNAFTYSSLMKGFFEVGSCDKAIHVWKEMAQKDYMDNEVCYSVLIHGLCKNGNLKQALMIWKQFLAKGFAPDVVAYSSMIHGLCAAGSVKQGLNLFNEMLCKAPNCKPDVVTYNILLTALCKQGSISHAIDLLTDMLNQGCDPDSITCNIFLTSLKEKCYPLQDCREFLDELVLRLYKRRRMVGASKVIEVMLKTFLHPKESTWEKVIVELCKPKKILATVDNCWAQLFL; encoded by the coding sequence ATGCAACACGTCTCTAGATTTAGAGGGAGAAATTGGCCTACTTTGAAGCTCTCCAACTCTCTGAGCTCCTCCGTTGACATTGAATCTGATTGCTCCAACCCACCTGAATTTTCATTTGAACTACAGATTCCTAGTAGTAGTGTTGCCCATACCCAGGAACTGGGTTCTCATATTCGAGTAGACCCGCCcatttctcataaaatattcgAACATGGGCGGAAATCCGGCTCTTACAGGCAGGGTGACTCCACTTTCTATTCGCTTATCGAACACCATGCCATGTCTGGTGATTTTAGGTCCTTGGAGATGGTTTTTGAACTTATGAAAAGAGAAAAGAGAACATTTCTTGAGAGGAATTTCATTTTTGTGTTTAGAGCTTATGGGAGAGCACATTTGCCCCTTAAAGCTGCCGAGTTGTTTGATAGAATGGTAGATGAATTTCAGTGCAGCCAAACAGTTAAATCTTTTAACTCCGTCCTTACTGTGATTATTCAAGAGGGCCTGTATCAGCGTGCACTTGAGTTCTATTATTATGTCattaacaataaaaagaacatcTCTCCAAATGTATTGACATTTAATTTAGTAATCAAAGCACTGTGTAAAATAAAAAACGTCAGTAAAGCGTTAGAGGTGTTTAGGGACATGCCTCTTTTAAGGTGTGTGCCAGATGTGTACACATATTGCACATTGATGGATGGTTTGTGCAAGGATGATAGAATTGATGATGCCGTGGCTTTGTTAGATGAGATGCAAGTAGAAGGGTGTTACCCAAGTGCAGCGACATTCAATGTCTTGATTAATGGGCTTTGCAAAAAGGGTGACTTAACCCGGGCTGGAAGGCTAGTTGAGAATATGTTTCTAAAAGGATGCACACCAAATGAAGTGACCTACAACACACTTATACATGGGTTATGTATCAAAGGGAAGCTTGACAAGGCAGTCAGTCTTTTGGCGCAAATGTTGTCAAATGAACATATTCCAAATGATGTTACTTATGGAACAATAATAAATGGGTTTGTTAAGCAGGGAAGAGCTTCTGATGGCGTGCATGTGTTGAAGGCCATGGAGGAAAGGGGTTACAAGGCCAGTGAGTATGTTTATTCAACTCTTATTAGTGGGttttttaaagaaggaaaaTCTGAAGATGCATTTAAATTATGGAAGCAGATGACAGAACGGGGTTGTAAGCCCAATACGGTTGTTTATAGTGCTCTAATTGATGGGTTATGTCGAGAAGGAAAGCCATATGAAGCTGAACTTTTTCTGTACGAGATGATTGACTTGGGTTGCATGCCAAATGCTTTCACTTACAGCTCCTTGATGAAGGGTTTCTTTGAGGTAGGAAGCTGCGACAAGGCAATTCATGTATGGAAAGAGATGGCTCAGAAGGATTACATGGATAATGAAGTTTGTTACAGTGTTCTTATTCATGGGCTATGCAAGAATGGGAACTTGAAACAGGCTCTGATGATATGGAAGCAATTTTTGGCTAAAGGATTTGCCCCTGATGTTGTTGCTTATAGTTCAATGATTCATGGTCTCTGTGCTGCTGGATCAGTAAAACAGGGTTTGAATTTATTCAATGAGATGCTGTGCAAAGCACCTAATTGTAAACCTGATGTCGTCACCTACAATATACTTCTTACGGCTTTATGCAAACAAGGTAGCATTTCCCATGCAATCGATCTTTTAACTGACATGCTAAATCAAGGGTGTGATCCTGACTCAATTACATGCAATATTTTCTTGACCTCTTTGAAGGAGAAGTGCTATCCATTGCAAGATTGCAGAGAGTTTCTAGATGAGCTAGTATTAAGGCTGTACAAACGACGAAGAATGGTTGGAGCATCAAAAGTTATAGAAGTGATGCTTAAAACTTTTCTTCACCCTAAAGAATCCACGTGGGAAAAGGTTATCGTAGAACTTTGTAAACCAAAGAAGATTCTAGCAACCGTTGACAATTGTTGGGCACAATTATTCCTCTGA
- the LOC140873751 gene encoding uncharacterized protein isoform X1: MSKRNKGNNNSIVEEDKERANGDSSARMYSYAQHRRSKSASEKNSIPPTVGDSYFTRKDSHQSSDTVPCTSSCKASPLHKNFSIKDDISNQRASLEQDIDQLQQRLQQERSMRGVLERAMGRASSTLSPGHRHFAAQTKELIGEIELLEEEVAKREQHVLSLYRGIFEHVSRPASEHNSVVTSPAHAKSESRKHPSIISSAFCSSKNFPLRNFHSLATINDSGKRSLLQSKTRHISLLNAKESMHVEKSFSIKVPTTSKNYAPRTLKDHLYQCPSKLAEEMVRCMAAVYCLLRSTSASEEQKQSHPSSKSSTGAVLPRWNGGEGKDWSTKSTVEIPWISKDKSRFSRASYAISNYRVLVEQLEKVNVRKMDANAQIAFWINLYNSLVMHAYLAFGIPHNSLRRLALFHKAAYNVGGHVISANMVEQSIFCYRTPRIGQWLETVLSTALRKKSGEERKIIRSKYRIQDLQPLVCFALCTGASSDPMLNVYTAPNIKVELEAAIREFLQANIVVEKSRKILLPKLVEKYAKEVGVPVDEILPWITGNVDKKLSDSIQKCCDSRPNKRASHKIKWLPYNSRFRYVLSKELTEKPWWV, from the exons ATGTCGAAGAGAAATAAAGGAAATAATAATTCAATTGTAGAGGAAGACAAGGAGAGAGCCAATGGAGATTCTTCTGCCCGTATGTATAGTTATGCACAGCATAGGCGTTCCAAGAG TGCTTCCGAGAAGAACTCCATTCCCCCAACAGTTGGAGATTCTTATTTCACGAGGAAGGACTCCCATCAGTCATCC GATACTGTGCCTTGTACCAGTAGTTGTAAGGCAAGCCCGCTTCACAAGAACTTTAGCATCAAGGATGACATTTCAAATCAAAGAGCCTCCTTGGAACAAGAT ATCGACCAATTACAACAACGCCTGCAGCAGGAGAGGTCCATGCGTGGGGTTCTAGAGAGGGCAATGGGAAGAGCTTCTAGTACATTATCTCCTGGGCATCGTCATTTTGCTGCTCAG ACAAAAGAGTTGATAGGTGAGATAGAATTGCTCGAAGAAGAGGTTGCAAAGCGcgaacaacatgtcctttctctCTACAGGGGCATATTTGAACACGTTAGTCGGCCAGCTTCAGAGCATAACTCGGTTGTTACCTCTCCTGCACATGCAAAGAGTGAATCAAGGAAACATCCAAGTATCATCTCAAGTGCCTTCTGCTCCTCAAAAAATTTCCCTTTAAGAAACTTCCACTCTCTGGCTACTATAAATGATTCAGGAAAAAGAAGTTTGTTGCAGTCAAAAACAAGACATATCTCACTACTTAATGCAAAAGAGAGCATGCATGTCGAGAAAAGTTTTTCGATCAAG GTACCGACCACAAGTAAAAATTATGCACCGCGAACTCTAAAAGATCATCTCTATCAATGCCCCAGTAAGTTGGCAGAGGAAATGGTTAGGTGCATGGCGGCTGTTTACTGCTTGCTTCGAAGTACATCAGCTAGTGAAGAACAAAAGCAATCTCACCCATCATCGAAGTCATCTACAGGTGCTGTACTTCCGCGATGGAATGGTGGAGAGGGGAAAGATTGGTCAACCAAATCAACGGTTGAAATACCTTGGATATCAAAAGATAAGAGTCGTTTCTCTCGTGCATCTTATGCCATCAGCAACTACAG AGTTCTGGTGGAACAGCTTGAAAAAGTGAATGTGCGGAAGATGGATGCCAATGCTCAAATAGCATTTTGGATCAACTTATACAATTCCTTGGTTATGCAT GCGTATTTGGCTTTTGGGATACCTCACAACTCGCTCAGAAGGTTAGCATTGTTTCACAAG GCTGCTTATAATGTTGGTGGTCATGTGATCAGCGCAAATATGGTTGAGCAGTCAATATTTTGTTATCGGACACCTCGAATAGGACAG TGGCTGGAGACTGTTTTATCAACTGCTTTGAGGAAGAAATCTGGAGAGGAAAGAAAAATTATCAGGTCAAAATACAGGATTCAAGATTTGCAACCACTCGTTTGTTTTGCACTATGTACAGGAGCTTCTTCTGATCCCATG TTGAACGTGTATACAGCACCCAATATCAAAGTAGAGTTGGAAGCGGCAATAAGGGAGTTCCTTCAAGCCAATATAGTCGTAGAGAAGTCCAGAAAGATACTTCTGCCCAAACTCGTTGAAAAGTATGCAAAGGAAGTCGGCGTACCAGTTGATGAAATACTGCCATGGATCACAGGGAATGTTGACAAGAAACTTAGCGattcaatacaaaaatgctGTGATAGCAGACCAAATAAAAGAGCTTCGCACAAGATCAAGTGGTTGCCTTATAATTCGAGGTTTCGCTATGTGCTTTCGAAAGAGTTAACAGAGAAGCCATGGTGGGTGTAA
- the LOC140873751 gene encoding uncharacterized protein isoform X2, translating to MRGVLERAMGRASSTLSPGHRHFAAQTKELIGEIELLEEEVAKREQHVLSLYRGIFEHVSRPASEHNSVVTSPAHAKSESRKHPSIISSAFCSSKNFPLRNFHSLATINDSGKRSLLQSKTRHISLLNAKESMHVEKSFSIKVPTTSKNYAPRTLKDHLYQCPSKLAEEMVRCMAAVYCLLRSTSASEEQKQSHPSSKSSTGAVLPRWNGGEGKDWSTKSTVEIPWISKDKSRFSRASYAISNYRVLVEQLEKVNVRKMDANAQIAFWINLYNSLVMHAYLAFGIPHNSLRRLALFHKAAYNVGGHVISANMVEQSIFCYRTPRIGQWLETVLSTALRKKSGEERKIIRSKYRIQDLQPLVCFALCTGASSDPMLNVYTAPNIKVELEAAIREFLQANIVVEKSRKILLPKLVEKYAKEVGVPVDEILPWITGNVDKKLSDSIQKCCDSRPNKRASHKIKWLPYNSRFRYVLSKELTEKPWWV from the exons ATGCGTGGGGTTCTAGAGAGGGCAATGGGAAGAGCTTCTAGTACATTATCTCCTGGGCATCGTCATTTTGCTGCTCAG ACAAAAGAGTTGATAGGTGAGATAGAATTGCTCGAAGAAGAGGTTGCAAAGCGcgaacaacatgtcctttctctCTACAGGGGCATATTTGAACACGTTAGTCGGCCAGCTTCAGAGCATAACTCGGTTGTTACCTCTCCTGCACATGCAAAGAGTGAATCAAGGAAACATCCAAGTATCATCTCAAGTGCCTTCTGCTCCTCAAAAAATTTCCCTTTAAGAAACTTCCACTCTCTGGCTACTATAAATGATTCAGGAAAAAGAAGTTTGTTGCAGTCAAAAACAAGACATATCTCACTACTTAATGCAAAAGAGAGCATGCATGTCGAGAAAAGTTTTTCGATCAAG GTACCGACCACAAGTAAAAATTATGCACCGCGAACTCTAAAAGATCATCTCTATCAATGCCCCAGTAAGTTGGCAGAGGAAATGGTTAGGTGCATGGCGGCTGTTTACTGCTTGCTTCGAAGTACATCAGCTAGTGAAGAACAAAAGCAATCTCACCCATCATCGAAGTCATCTACAGGTGCTGTACTTCCGCGATGGAATGGTGGAGAGGGGAAAGATTGGTCAACCAAATCAACGGTTGAAATACCTTGGATATCAAAAGATAAGAGTCGTTTCTCTCGTGCATCTTATGCCATCAGCAACTACAG AGTTCTGGTGGAACAGCTTGAAAAAGTGAATGTGCGGAAGATGGATGCCAATGCTCAAATAGCATTTTGGATCAACTTATACAATTCCTTGGTTATGCAT GCGTATTTGGCTTTTGGGATACCTCACAACTCGCTCAGAAGGTTAGCATTGTTTCACAAG GCTGCTTATAATGTTGGTGGTCATGTGATCAGCGCAAATATGGTTGAGCAGTCAATATTTTGTTATCGGACACCTCGAATAGGACAG TGGCTGGAGACTGTTTTATCAACTGCTTTGAGGAAGAAATCTGGAGAGGAAAGAAAAATTATCAGGTCAAAATACAGGATTCAAGATTTGCAACCACTCGTTTGTTTTGCACTATGTACAGGAGCTTCTTCTGATCCCATG TTGAACGTGTATACAGCACCCAATATCAAAGTAGAGTTGGAAGCGGCAATAAGGGAGTTCCTTCAAGCCAATATAGTCGTAGAGAAGTCCAGAAAGATACTTCTGCCCAAACTCGTTGAAAAGTATGCAAAGGAAGTCGGCGTACCAGTTGATGAAATACTGCCATGGATCACAGGGAATGTTGACAAGAAACTTAGCGattcaatacaaaaatgctGTGATAGCAGACCAAATAAAAGAGCTTCGCACAAGATCAAGTGGTTGCCTTATAATTCGAGGTTTCGCTATGTGCTTTCGAAAGAGTTAACAGAGAAGCCATGGTGGGTGTAA
- the LOC140873796 gene encoding uncharacterized protein isoform X2: MQHVSRFRGRNWPTLKLSNSLSSSVDIESDCSNPPEFSFELQIPSSSVAHTQELGSHIRVDPPISHKIFEHGRKSGSYRQGDSTFYSLIEHHAMSGDFRSLEMVFELMKREKRTFLERNFIFVFRAYGRAHLPLKAAELFDRMVDEFQCSQTVKSFNSVLTVIIQEGLYQRALEFYYYVINNKKNISPNVLTFNLVIKALCKIKNVSKALEVFRDMPLLRCVPDVYTYCTLMDGLCKDDRIDDAVALLDEMQVEGCYPSAATFNVLINGLCKKGDLTRAGRLVENMFLKGCTPNEVTYNTLIHGLCIKGKLDKAVSLLAQMLSNEHIPNDVTYGTIINGFVKQGRASDGVHVLKAMEERGYKASEYVYSTLISGFFKEGKSEDAFKLWKQMTERGCKPNTVVYSALIDGLCREGKPYEAELFLYEMIDLGCMPNAFTYSSLMKGFFEVGSCDKAIHVWKEMAQKDYMDNEVCYSVLIHGLCKNGNLKQALMIWKQFLAKGFAPDVVAYSSMIHGLCAAGSVKQGLNLFNEMLCKAPNCKPDVVTYNILLTALCKQGEVLSIARLQRVSR; this comes from the exons ATGCAACACGTCTCTAGATTTAGAGGGAGAAATTGGCCTACTTTGAAGCTCTCCAACTCTCTGAGCTCCTCCGTTGACATTGAATCTGATTGCTCCAACCCACCTGAATTTTCATTTGAACTACAGATTCCTAGTAGTAGTGTTGCCCATACCCAGGAACTGGGTTCTCATATTCGAGTAGACCCGCCcatttctcataaaatattcgAACATGGGCGGAAATCCGGCTCTTACAGGCAGGGTGACTCCACTTTCTATTCGCTTATCGAACACCATGCCATGTCTGGTGATTTTAGGTCCTTGGAGATGGTTTTTGAACTTATGAAAAGAGAAAAGAGAACATTTCTTGAGAGGAATTTCATTTTTGTGTTTAGAGCTTATGGGAGAGCACATTTGCCCCTTAAAGCTGCCGAGTTGTTTGATAGAATGGTAGATGAATTTCAGTGCAGCCAAACAGTTAAATCTTTTAACTCCGTCCTTACTGTGATTATTCAAGAGGGCCTGTATCAGCGTGCACTTGAGTTCTATTATTATGTCattaacaataaaaagaacatcTCTCCAAATGTATTGACATTTAATTTAGTAATCAAAGCACTGTGTAAAATAAAAAACGTCAGTAAAGCGTTAGAGGTGTTTAGGGACATGCCTCTTTTAAGGTGTGTGCCAGATGTGTACACATATTGCACATTGATGGATGGTTTGTGCAAGGATGATAGAATTGATGATGCCGTGGCTTTGTTAGATGAGATGCAAGTAGAAGGGTGTTACCCAAGTGCAGCGACATTCAATGTCTTGATTAATGGGCTTTGCAAAAAGGGTGACTTAACCCGGGCTGGAAGGCTAGTTGAGAATATGTTTCTAAAAGGATGCACACCAAATGAAGTGACCTACAACACACTTATACATGGGTTATGTATCAAAGGGAAGCTTGACAAGGCAGTCAGTCTTTTGGCGCAAATGTTGTCAAATGAACATATTCCAAATGATGTTACTTATGGAACAATAATAAATGGGTTTGTTAAGCAGGGAAGAGCTTCTGATGGCGTGCATGTGTTGAAGGCCATGGAGGAAAGGGGTTACAAGGCCAGTGAGTATGTTTATTCAACTCTTATTAGTGGGttttttaaagaaggaaaaTCTGAAGATGCATTTAAATTATGGAAGCAGATGACAGAACGGGGTTGTAAGCCCAATACGGTTGTTTATAGTGCTCTAATTGATGGGTTATGTCGAGAAGGAAAGCCATATGAAGCTGAACTTTTTCTGTACGAGATGATTGACTTGGGTTGCATGCCAAATGCTTTCACTTACAGCTCCTTGATGAAGGGTTTCTTTGAGGTAGGAAGCTGCGACAAGGCAATTCATGTATGGAAAGAGATGGCTCAGAAGGATTACATGGATAATGAAGTTTGTTACAGTGTTCTTATTCATGGGCTATGCAAGAATGGGAACTTGAAACAGGCTCTGATGATATGGAAGCAATTTTTGGCTAAAGGATTTGCCCCTGATGTTGTTGCTTATAGTTCAATGATTCATGGTCTCTGTGCTGCTGGATCAGTAAAACAGGGTTTGAATTTATTCAATGAGATGCTGTGCAAAGCACCTAATTGTAAACCTGATGTCGTCACCTACAATATACTTCTTACGGCTTTATGCAAACAAG GAGAAGTGCTATCCATTGCAAGATTGCAGAGAGTTTCTAGATGA
- the LOC140873707 gene encoding protein GET4, with product MSRERAKRITLAPVQENIEKIKQVVEDGNYYGAQQMYKTFSARYISADRYSDALDILQSGACLELENGQVTCGAELGLMFVETLVKGKFPYDDDALDRIRKIYKKFPQIPVPQNLDLADDDDIHQLSEALGAAKIRVEGCSSFLKAAIKWSIEFGAHRNGSPELHDMLADYLYSESPELEMAKVSYHFVRGKSPKKFAATLVNFMGKCYPGEDDLAVARAVLMYLSLGNLRDANFLMDDMKKQVQSREVDFPRSELMQFIIYLLQTLQRDALPLFTILRQRYKSSLDREPILNELLDEVAWKFYGVRRRNSMPGMFGDIFKMMAEE from the exons ATGTCGCGGGAGAGAGCTAAGCGGATTACTCTAGCACCAGTTCAGGAG AATATTGAGAAGATCAAGCAAGTTGTTGAAGATGGCAATTACTATGGCGCTCAACAGATGTACAAAACTTTCAGTGCGAG ATATATTTCCGCGGATAGGTATTCTGATGCCTTGGATATTCTTCAGTCTGGTGCTTGCTTAGAGCTAGAAAATGGGCAG GTTACTTGTGGAGCTGAGCTCGGTCTCATGTTCGTGGAAACCCTTGTTAAAGGAAAATTTCCATATGACGACGATGCTCTTG ATCGTATCAGGAAAATATATAAGAAGTTTCCTCAGATACCAGTCCCACAAAATTTGGATCTTGCCGATGATGATGACATACACCAGCTTTCTGAAGCTCTTGGAGCTGCCAAAATACGTGTGGAGGGTTGCTCATCTTTTTTGAAGGCTGCTATCAA GTGGTCTATTGAATTTGGAGCCCATAGGAATGGGTCTCCTGAACTGCATGATATGCTGGCAGATTATTTATATTCAGAGTCGCCTGAGTTG GAGATGGCCAAAGTGTCATACCATTTTGTCAGAGGGAAAAGTCCAAAGAAGTTTGCCGCTACTTTAGTCAATTTCATGGGCAAG TGCTATCCAGGTGAAGATGATTTAGCTGTTGCTCGTGCAGTTTTGAT GTATTTATCGTTAGGTAATTTGAGGGATGctaattttctcatggatgacATGAAGAAGCAAGTGCAATCTCGAGAGGTTGATTTCCCTCGATCAGAATTGATGCAATTCATTATTTATCTTCTACAGAC GTTGCAGAGAGATGCTTTGCCTCTTTTCACTATATTACGACAGCGATACAAGTCAAGTCTAGACAGAGAACCTATATTGAATGAG CTCCTTGATGAAGTTGCCTGGAAGTTTTATGGAGTTCGACGCAGAAATTCCATGCCAGGAATGTTTGGGGATATTTTCAAG ATGATGGCAGAGGAATAG